The genomic region CGCGAGGCGACCACCAACCGCCGCGCCTTCGACTGGGTGGTCTCCACCTGCCCCGGCGACATCCGCTGGAACCGGACCGCCCGCTGGGTCGATCAGGGCCCGGTGGTCACGAGCGCCGGCGTGTCCGCCGGGACCGACATGGCGCTGCACCTCGTCGCCCGCCTCATCGGCTCCACCGCCGCCGAGGCCGCCGCCAAGCGCATGGAGTACCGGTGGGAGCGGGAGGGGTAGCGGGAGCTCGCGGAGCGGTCGTGGGCAGCGATCGGCCCCGGCTCAGAGCCGCTCGAGGTCGTAGGCGATGGAGGCGAAGTAGATCGAGGTGATCGACTCGAAGGTCGAGTCCTCGCCGGCGAAGAGCCAGAGCGCGCCGGTCCCGTCGGCGGTGACCGCGACCGAGGGCCCCTCCAGCGACTGCCACTCCCACCCGAACACGTCGGGGTGGGGCTTGGTGCTCGGGCCGAGCACGGCCGCGTTCGCCCCGCCCTGCACGGCGCCCCCCTTGTCCACGTTCATCACGTAGTAGGGCTCCGAACCCAGGCCCGGCGACACGACGACGAGCCGGTCGGGCTCCCACGTCGATCCGCCCGCCGTGACGAATCCCCCCGCGCCGATGCCGGTGTCAGCGGTCGCGAAGCTGAGCTGGAACCAGAGCCGGTAGCTCGCGCCCGGCGCGAGCCCGGTGACGCGCTTCTTCAGGAACATGAAGAGGTCGTCGCTGAGGTTCTCCCCCGACAACCTGAAGGCCGTGCCCGCGAGCGGCGCGGGGACCGTCGCCGGGCCCGACACGAACCGGATCTCCGCCTCCCGGGCGACCGGGTACTCCGCCGAGCCGGCGACCCAATCGTGCGCCCCGTCGGCGAAGTCGTCCGCGGTCCACCGCGGGTGGAGAGGCGGCCTCGACGGAGCGCCAGGAGCGGACTCGCCGCACGCCAGGAAGAAGACCGCGAGCGCTCCGATGAAACACCGTCGCCGAGAATGCATCTCGCTGCCCCCCTGGCTCGAGCGCTGGGATCATCTCACGAAGAGGGGAACGTTGCTGGCGCGCCGGGCAATCCCCGGGGGACCTCCGCCGCGGCACCCCGCCGCTCCCCTCCAGCCGCCGGGAGCCCTCCCGAGGCGCGCAGCGCAGGCGGGCCGCCCGCCGGCGTCGGACCGCGTGACACGATGGAAGCGCCGCTCCCCCGTGCAGCTCCGCAGCCGGAGCCGCACGCCTCAGCCAGATCGGCACCGCAGCGGGGTCGAGCGCTCTGCGCCCACGGCGCCGCTCGATAACCAGCCACCGGGCGGAGCCGCCGGAGCGAGCACCGCAGCGGTGGGCTCCCGGCGGCCCCGCGGCGCCGGTCGCGTCGGAAAGCGGAAAGCGGAAGGCGTATGACGGCAGCGGGCACTCCTGGCCGCCCCTCCCCGGCCCTCCCCGCCCGAGCGGGGAGGGAAAAGGGCCGCCTGGCGCGGAGGGAGAATGGCAGCCTGGCCGGGAGGGAGCAGGGCCGCGCTGCCTGGCCCCCGGGGCTACGCCTTCCCCACCCTCCCGAACTCCTCCTTCGACCGCTGCACGCAGTCCTCGATCGCGAGCCCGCCGAAGTAGTTGCCGGTGATGGCGAGCGTCCCGCCCGCGAGCAGCCGGTCGATGTCCGCGACCACCTGCTCGTGACCGAGCACCGGGGACGGCATGAGCCCCCGCTTCTCCACCACCTCGGAGAGGTCCGCCCGGGCGACCCCGAGGACGCGCGCGATCCGCTCCAGCTTCTGCTCGAGGGGCAGCCCCTGCGGCCGGAAGTGGAAGGCGAACCCGCGCAGCCGCGGGTCCGGCACCGTGTCGCGCGACACGGCGGAGAAGAAGGCGTCGTCGATGGGCACGATGCCCGCGACCGGCGGGACCTTCAGCCTGGCGGCCTCGACCACCACCCCCACCGTCTCGATCCCCGACATCTTGATGGAGGCGAGCTTCCCGGCCAGCTCCGGCTGCGCCGCCTGGAGCAGCGCCGCGGCGGCCGAGGGCGGCGTCGCGAGCGCCAGGACCGGGGCCTCGAACCGGCGGCCGTCCTCGGTCACCACCGCCCAGCCCGCCGGGGTCTTCTCCACCGTGCGCGCCGGCGCGCCCGTCGCCACCTCGACGCCGGCCGTCCGCGCCGCCGCGTCCACCACCGTCTGGAGGCCGCCGTCGAGCGTGAAGCTCCGGAGCACGTCCTTCCGGCGCGAGCGCTTCTTGAAGAGCATGTCGGCCGGGATCGGGTCGGCGCTCTGCGACGGGACCGCCGAGAAGAGCGGGCCCATGACCCGATCGTAGTTCCGCCGCCCGAAGAGGCGCGAGTAGTAGCCGTACATCGTCTGCCCGTCCTTCTTGGCCGTGAAGGCGGCGGGCAGCGAGCGGGCGAGCTCCCAGAGATCGAGCAGCTTCAGCACCCCGCCCGGCGTGAGCGGGTGGAGCTGGCCGTCCTTGAGCAGCGCGAACGGGACCTTGGCGCGGGGGAGCAGGCGGCCCTTCAGCCCGGCCCCCTCGAGGAGCTCGATGAACCCGGCGTAGGAGTTGTAGCAGGTGTGGGCGCCGAGCTCGTACCAGTACCCGGCCGAGGTTCTCTGGGAGTGGAGGCAGCCGCCGAGCCGCGGCTCCCGCTCGAGGAGGAGCACCTTCTTGCCGGCGCGGGCGCACTGCCACGCGAACGCCGCGCCGCTCACCCCGCCCCCCACCACCACCGCGTCGTACCGTTCCATCGCGCCTCCCGTTCACCGGCCGGGCGACCTCGACGCGGCCGGGGACGGACAGCGTGGCACGCCCGCCGCGCCCGCGCCAGCCGTTTTCGCGCCCCGCCCCCCCGCCCCGCGGCCCTCCCGGGAAGGCGCTTCCCGGTTCCATCCCGAGGCGCTAGAACAGCCGCATGACCCCCATGAAGATCGGCTTCGTCGGCCTCGGCACGATGGGTCTCCCGCTCGCGAACAACCTCCGCCGCGCGGGTCACGCCATCACCGTCTGGAATCGCACGGCCGAGAAGGCCGAACCCCTGGTCCGCAAGGGCGCGCGGCTCGCGCCCACGCCCCGGGCCGCGGCCTCGGGCCAGGAGCTGGTGTTCACCTGCGTCGCGGACGAGAAGGCGCTCGAGGCGGTGCTGGAGGGCGCCGACGGGATCCTGGCCGGGCTGAAGGACGGGGACGTCTTCGTCGACACCTCCACCGCGGGCACCCGCGCGGCGCGCTCGGTCGAGGAGCGGGTGCGCAGCCGCGGGGCGAGCTTCCTCGCCGCCCCCCTGCTCGGCTCGAAGGGCGCCGCCGAGCAGGCGCAGCTCGTGGTCGTCTGCGGCGGGCCCGTGGCCGCGCGCGACCGCGCCCGGCCGGCCCTCCACGCCGTCTCCTCCCGGATCATCGAGCTCGACGAGCCGGCGCAGGCCGCGCTCATGAAGCTGGTCGTCAACTCGCTCGGCGGCGCCATGATGGCCGGCTTCGCCGAGGCGCTCGCGCTCGGCGTCTCCGGCGGGCTCGAGACGTCGAAGGTGATCGAGACCATCCAGGCCTCGAGCT from Anaeromyxobacter paludicola harbors:
- a CDS encoding NAD(P)-dependent oxidoreductase; its protein translation is MTPMKIGFVGLGTMGLPLANNLRRAGHAITVWNRTAEKAEPLVRKGARLAPTPRAAASGQELVFTCVADEKALEAVLEGADGILAGLKDGDVFVDTSTAGTRAARSVEERVRSRGASFLAAPLLGSKGAAEQAQLVVVCGGPVAARDRARPALHAVSSRIIELDEPAQAALMKLVVNSLGGAMMAGFAEALALGVSGGLETSKVIETIQASSFHSPLYLMKGDQIAQRDFAPRFALALAEKDQRLAQEAAAEQGAKLSVNQTVRQLMADAIAGGRGELDLAAVADLVFERSGLKR
- a CDS encoding protoporphyrinogen/coproporphyrinogen oxidase: MERYDAVVVGGGVSGAAFAWQCARAGKKVLLLEREPRLGGCLHSQRTSAGYWYELGAHTCYNSYAGFIELLEGAGLKGRLLPRAKVPFALLKDGQLHPLTPGGVLKLLDLWELARSLPAAFTAKKDGQTMYGYYSRLFGRRNYDRVMGPLFSAVPSQSADPIPADMLFKKRSRRKDVLRSFTLDGGLQTVVDAAARTAGVEVATGAPARTVEKTPAGWAVVTEDGRRFEAPVLALATPPSAAAALLQAAQPELAGKLASIKMSGIETVGVVVEAARLKVPPVAGIVPIDDAFFSAVSRDTVPDPRLRGFAFHFRPQGLPLEQKLERIARVLGVARADLSEVVEKRGLMPSPVLGHEQVVADIDRLLAGGTLAITGNYFGGLAIEDCVQRSKEEFGRVGKA